One window from the genome of Pseudomonas fluorescens encodes:
- the lanM gene encoding type 2 lanthipeptide synthetase LanM: protein MLVNALQLNQRGRYRFSSDGDIALFENNLTRLHADDQALLDHFGLNRDQLASYAQEPINHPSLPVDGETVLMDLKNKLTRLDSIHVDTETMSGKDNFYWFGYRFFLYFIDTFKVDGRYAKASLHIDETALLASLERYILARVGRTSEQSLVHFLNTQIADGDDLDLDGFNEHLRTLPLLKFFESYPVLATLLLDLLEDTLNYLYAVILDFADDVEALEAEFSIPSRKIEAIEFGLGDPHGRGETVCQVKVCAISLVYKPRASREALFFNQLLGQLREWTGADCFAIHAPRILSRERHSWIEKVDNTPCANTADVALFYKKMGAQIAVIHALNGIDFHYENIIACGSSPVMIDLECLFTASTSDLLLELPLDSALSNTFKLIQQSVCSSGFVPFSQKSNNDQSGLTRQALFISTRHTLVFENGFYHLRKVEFEHLLQQKHLPLLQGERKGHETYKAELVHGFEYAYGELLTHRHTIMQMLEQSAGELSTRVLLKNSQRYADFIGLSRHPRFMKNMLDRELLLATLWKDLKEPYRAKGIPRHEIADLQRSSIPCFTMPLNSNALMSAQGETIDMTKVQPPIKSCLQKIANLSAADRALQLTLLEMCLYPESNGQPSSRAPLKAPQADRLDAILGISSRLEALAIKGTATDVSWLAFHTHPTTRGKYPSPMDHGLYSGIAGIGLFYLSLFKVSGKPRLLSLLDQVLASLEQHFGFFKADLTVSAYHGLGSYLYLLINRRQITGDSQHDEKIASLLTQLIDVPPEDYDFDFLGGCCGAVTLLANIHGLSAQADVLPAIRRMVAYIKDQILIEEGQLLRRDDRSVILTGLSHGLSGVILALCKAYDVTGDGALVPLAIQVLEGENRLSREGFWLDLRDLGPVDHATKWCHGDGGILIARRQLMKSMGEVLDETTRQTVLDDIQRCENNLWQHGLGDGYNLCHGDFGNLICLYDLYRHADDPEGISRVKQALGKVARQFFAGPFLDSDRVPDVSLLTGITGAGYALLYEIDPTIPNILSLDFALQT from the coding sequence ATGCTTGTTAACGCTTTGCAGTTGAATCAGCGAGGCCGGTACAGATTCTCTTCCGACGGCGACATCGCCCTTTTTGAAAACAACCTGACCCGCCTGCATGCTGATGATCAGGCCTTGCTGGATCATTTCGGGTTGAACAGGGACCAACTGGCGTCGTATGCCCAGGAGCCCATCAACCACCCGTCCCTGCCTGTCGACGGCGAAACCGTCTTGATGGACCTGAAGAACAAGCTCACTCGGCTTGACAGCATTCACGTCGACACAGAGACCATGAGCGGCAAAGACAATTTTTATTGGTTTGGCTACCGTTTTTTTCTTTATTTCATCGACACGTTCAAGGTGGATGGGCGCTACGCCAAAGCGTCACTGCACATTGATGAAACCGCCCTGTTGGCAAGCCTTGAGCGCTATATCCTGGCCCGAGTCGGACGCACCTCGGAACAAAGCCTGGTCCATTTTCTGAATACGCAAATTGCCGACGGCGACGACCTTGATCTGGACGGATTCAACGAACACCTGCGCACATTGCCGTTGTTGAAATTTTTCGAATCCTATCCCGTACTGGCGACACTGCTGCTGGATTTGCTGGAAGACACTCTCAATTACCTTTATGCGGTCATTCTCGATTTCGCCGACGATGTTGAAGCACTGGAGGCGGAATTCTCGATCCCGTCCCGGAAAATCGAGGCCATCGAGTTCGGCCTGGGTGACCCCCACGGTCGCGGCGAAACGGTCTGCCAGGTTAAGGTCTGCGCGATTTCATTGGTCTACAAGCCACGGGCAAGCCGCGAAGCACTTTTTTTCAATCAACTGCTTGGACAACTACGTGAGTGGACAGGCGCGGATTGCTTTGCCATCCACGCGCCAAGAATCCTCAGCCGTGAGCGCCATAGCTGGATAGAAAAGGTCGACAACACGCCTTGTGCCAACACAGCGGACGTGGCGCTGTTCTATAAAAAGATGGGCGCACAGATCGCCGTCATTCATGCACTCAACGGCATCGACTTCCATTACGAGAACATCATTGCGTGTGGCAGCAGCCCTGTCATGATCGATCTTGAGTGCTTGTTCACTGCGTCCACCAGCGACCTGTTACTCGAACTGCCACTCGATAGCGCACTGTCCAACACCTTCAAATTGATCCAGCAGTCGGTGTGCTCCAGCGGCTTCGTACCCTTTTCCCAAAAATCCAATAACGACCAGAGCGGGCTGACTCGGCAAGCGCTATTCATTTCCACCCGCCACACCCTGGTTTTCGAAAATGGTTTTTACCATTTACGTAAAGTCGAGTTCGAACACCTTCTGCAGCAAAAGCATTTGCCGCTTTTGCAGGGTGAACGCAAGGGGCATGAAACGTATAAAGCCGAACTTGTCCACGGCTTTGAATATGCCTATGGCGAACTGCTGACGCATCGGCACACGATCATGCAGATGCTTGAGCAATCCGCAGGCGAATTATCAACCCGCGTATTGCTCAAAAACTCTCAACGTTATGCGGACTTTATCGGCCTGAGCCGTCATCCACGCTTCATGAAAAACATGTTGGACCGGGAGCTTCTGCTTGCAACCCTGTGGAAAGACTTGAAAGAGCCCTATCGAGCAAAGGGCATCCCGCGTCATGAAATAGCCGACCTGCAAAGATCCAGCATTCCGTGTTTCACCATGCCGCTCAATTCCAATGCGTTGATGAGCGCCCAAGGTGAAACAATAGACATGACGAAAGTACAACCCCCGATAAAAAGCTGCTTACAGAAAATAGCCAATCTGTCCGCAGCCGACAGGGCATTACAACTCACACTGCTTGAAATGTGTCTGTATCCGGAGTCGAACGGACAGCCGTCATCACGTGCCCCCCTAAAAGCGCCCCAAGCGGATCGACTCGACGCAATACTCGGCATCAGTTCCCGCCTCGAAGCGCTCGCGATCAAGGGAACGGCAACGGACGTCAGTTGGTTGGCGTTCCATACGCACCCAACGACTCGTGGAAAATACCCTTCACCCATGGATCATGGGTTGTACTCCGGTATCGCCGGGATTGGGTTGTTTTATCTGAGCCTGTTCAAGGTAAGCGGCAAACCACGCTTACTGTCGCTCCTGGATCAGGTACTGGCTTCACTGGAACAACACTTTGGCTTTTTCAAAGCCGACCTGACCGTCAGTGCCTATCATGGCCTGGGCTCTTATCTCTATCTGCTCATCAATCGTCGCCAAATCACCGGCGATTCACAACACGATGAGAAAATTGCCAGCCTACTGACCCAACTGATTGATGTACCCCCTGAAGACTACGATTTCGACTTCCTGGGCGGCTGTTGTGGTGCGGTGACGCTGCTGGCCAATATCCATGGGTTATCGGCGCAAGCGGATGTGCTGCCGGCCATTCGGCGCATGGTTGCCTACATAAAGGACCAGATACTGATCGAAGAAGGCCAGCTTCTTCGACGCGATGACCGCTCCGTCATTTTAACGGGCCTGTCCCATGGTCTCTCCGGCGTCATCCTGGCCTTGTGCAAAGCCTATGATGTGACCGGCGATGGGGCGTTGGTGCCCTTGGCCATCCAGGTACTGGAGGGTGAAAATCGCTTGAGCCGAGAGGGTTTCTGGCTGGATCTGAGAGACCTGGGCCCTGTCGACCATGCCACCAAGTGGTGTCACGGAGACGGCGGCATCCTCATCGCCAGGCGACAACTCATGAAGTCGATGGGCGAGGTCTTGGACGAAACCACCCGGCAGACGGTGCTCGACGACATCCAGCGTTGCGAGAACAATCTTTGGCAGCACGGCTTGGGCGATGGCTATAACCTGTGCCATGGCGATTTCGGCAATCTGATCTGCCTGTATGACTTGTATCGTCACGCCGATGACCCCGAGGGCATCAGCAGGGTCAAGCAGGCCCTTGGCAAAGTCGCCCGGCAGTTTTTCGCAGGCCCCTTTCTCGACAGCGATCGTGTTCCCGACGTCAGCCTGCTGACGGGCATTACGGGGGCAGGTTATGCCTTGCTGTATGAGATCGATCCAACGATCCCCAACATACTCTCGCTCGATTTCGCGCTGCAGACGTAG
- a CDS encoding GreA/GreB family elongation factor yields the protein MSRAFVNEDNAAAQADQPVERQVSAQPNYVTPTGLALLQARFAELQALHSQQATRGELADKQRIADLERDLRYFKQRLQSAQVVAPTSSDQVRIGHWVTFVDEQDHEQRVQLVGEDQADAASGLINWGSPLGRALLGAKVGDEVTWKRPLGDLAIEVVAIDLP from the coding sequence ATGAGCCGCGCTTTCGTCAACGAAGACAACGCCGCTGCCCAGGCCGACCAGCCGGTCGAACGTCAGGTCAGTGCGCAACCCAATTACGTCACGCCCACCGGGCTTGCCCTGCTCCAGGCCCGGTTCGCCGAGTTGCAGGCCCTGCACAGCCAGCAGGCGACCCGAGGGGAACTGGCGGACAAACAACGGATCGCCGACCTTGAACGGGATCTGCGCTATTTCAAGCAGCGCCTGCAAAGCGCCCAGGTCGTTGCACCGACGTCGTCCGACCAAGTGCGGATCGGGCATTGGGTGACCTTTGTCGATGAACAGGATCATGAGCAACGGGTGCAGTTAGTGGGGGAAGACCAGGCCGATGCGGCCAGTGGCTTGATCAACTGGGGCTCGCCGCTGGGGCGGGCGTTGCTGGGGGCGAAAGTTGGGGATGAAGTGACATGGAAGCGACCGCTGGGAGATCTCGCCATCGAGGTCGTGGCGATAGACCTCCCATGA
- a CDS encoding DUF4105 domain-containing protein — protein MLKRLAWLALCVCAPLSAAPHIDPQRLQQLANDRFWISLGHYETAKLGGWRSYISDKKFFLAPDGNEHPDRELTATLQALYGPASAGQQHAQCVYPARTRWLKAQLNLTDLPAVNCSDFTQWFKDVSPHSAVMIFPAAYLNSPSSMFGHTLLRIDQADVQSDKTALLSYAINFGAYIEGSDNSILYAWKGLMGGYPGLFALVPYQEKLSEYRSLENRDLWEYRLNLSQAETERMVEHVWELKQIQFDYFFFDENCSYRLLELLQVARPSLRLTEQFPLTAIPTDTVKAVKEAGLVESIQYRPSRERELLSRAEPLSDDEQQWVLNVSADQQQLQTPAFKVLPRERQALIIDAAYRLERYRANGQERDPQRAQRSFELLRAINQNPAPELDIPQPGLPEDGHQSRTWQAGLGTRGDRAFGEYGLRMAYHDLNDNAESFPLGAQIEILQLKLRQYEGNDWQVQQLDLATIRSLTPRNELLQPLSWQVTGGLERVPGKHDDETLVSHVNGGAGGTWALGEDVLGFALGTVRVEHNNDFAQFIAPAAGFNSGVLWKNPLGNLSLEAKGDYFVNGEVRRSLSLNQQWELSRNLGLRLSAQREFSHLASPENEVMLEVKWYHY, from the coding sequence ATGCTCAAACGCCTTGCCTGGCTGGCGCTCTGTGTGTGCGCCCCGCTGTCCGCCGCGCCTCATATCGACCCTCAACGTTTGCAGCAACTGGCCAATGACCGCTTCTGGATCTCCCTGGGCCACTACGAAACCGCCAAATTGGGTGGCTGGCGCAGCTATATCAGCGACAAAAAATTCTTCCTCGCCCCCGACGGCAACGAACACCCTGACCGTGAACTGACCGCCACGCTGCAAGCCTTGTATGGCCCGGCCAGCGCCGGCCAGCAACATGCCCAGTGCGTGTACCCGGCGCGCACCCGCTGGCTGAAGGCGCAGCTCAACCTGACAGACCTGCCGGCGGTCAACTGCAGCGACTTCACCCAGTGGTTCAAGGATGTGTCGCCCCACAGTGCGGTGATGATTTTCCCCGCCGCGTACCTCAACAGTCCGTCCTCGATGTTCGGCCACACCCTGTTACGCATCGACCAGGCCGATGTGCAAAGCGACAAGACCGCCCTGCTCAGCTACGCGATCAACTTTGGCGCCTACATCGAAGGCTCGGACAACAGCATCCTCTATGCCTGGAAGGGCCTGATGGGCGGCTATCCGGGCCTGTTCGCCCTGGTGCCGTACCAGGAAAAACTCTCCGAGTACCGTAGCCTGGAGAACCGCGACCTGTGGGAATACCGCCTCAACCTGAGCCAGGCGGAAACCGAGCGCATGGTCGAGCACGTCTGGGAACTCAAGCAGATCCAGTTCGACTATTTCTTTTTCGACGAAAACTGCTCCTATCGCCTGCTTGAATTGCTGCAAGTGGCCCGCCCCAGCCTGCGCCTGACCGAACAGTTCCCGCTGACGGCGATTCCCACCGACACCGTCAAAGCGGTGAAAGAAGCCGGCCTGGTGGAAAGCATCCAGTATCGGCCGTCCCGGGAACGGGAACTGCTCAGCCGCGCCGAACCGCTCAGCGATGACGAACAACAATGGGTACTGAACGTCAGCGCCGATCAGCAGCAACTGCAAACACCGGCATTCAAGGTGCTGCCCCGCGAACGCCAGGCACTGATCATCGACGCGGCGTATCGCCTGGAACGCTATCGTGCCAACGGCCAGGAACGCGATCCGCAACGGGCCCAGCGCAGCTTCGAGCTGTTGCGGGCGATCAACCAGAACCCCGCACCGGAACTCGACATCCCGCAACCGGGCCTGCCCGAGGACGGTCACCAATCCCGCACCTGGCAGGCCGGCCTCGGCACGCGGGGCGACCGGGCGTTCGGCGAATACGGCTTGCGCATGGCCTATCACGACCTCAACGACAACGCCGAAAGTTTCCCCCTGGGAGCACAGATCGAAATCCTGCAATTGAAACTGCGCCAGTACGAAGGCAATGACTGGCAGGTGCAGCAACTGGATCTGGCGACCATTCGCTCCCTGACCCCACGCAACGAGCTGCTGCAACCGCTGTCCTGGCAGGTTACCGGCGGCCTGGAGCGGGTGCCGGGCAAACACGACGATGAAACCTTGGTCAGCCACGTCAACGGCGGTGCCGGTGGTACCTGGGCGCTGGGCGAAGATGTGCTGGGCTTTGCCCTGGGCACGGTGCGGGTGGAGCACAACAACGATTTCGCCCAGTTCATCGCCCCGGCCGCCGGCTTCAACAGCGGCGTGCTGTGGAAAAACCCGCTGGGCAACTTGAGCCTGGAAGCCAAGGGCGATTATTTCGTCAACGGCGAAGTGCGTCGTAGCCTGAGCCTCAACCAGCAGTGGGAATTGTCCCGCAACCTCGGCCTGCGCTTGAGTGCCCAGCGAGAGTTCAGCCACCTGGCTTCGCCGGAGAACGAGGTGATGCTCGAGGTGAAGTGGTATCACTATTGA
- a CDS encoding DUF3015 domain-containing protein translates to MKRILLGTLFTAVSLNAMAQAPGGPDCGWGNMLFEGQRGTPAHFLASTTNGTSGNATFGMTSGTNGCSTNAALTYGGKSWLAMNGMMNELSEDMAKGQGEALTTYAVVLGVAPEDRAHFSAVTHEHFQQIFSKADVTAEDVHTNTLAVLKSDPRLAKYATQA, encoded by the coding sequence ATGAAACGGATTCTTCTCGGTACTCTCTTCACCGCTGTATCCCTCAACGCCATGGCTCAGGCGCCGGGCGGCCCGGATTGCGGCTGGGGCAACATGCTGTTCGAAGGTCAGCGTGGCACTCCGGCACACTTCCTGGCATCCACCACCAACGGCACTTCCGGCAACGCCACCTTCGGCATGACCTCCGGCACCAACGGCTGCTCGACCAACGCGGCACTGACCTACGGTGGCAAGTCCTGGCTGGCCATGAATGGCATGATGAACGAGCTGTCCGAAGACATGGCCAAGGGTCAGGGCGAAGCGCTGACCACCTATGCCGTGGTACTGGGCGTGGCGCCGGAAGATCGCGCACACTTCTCCGCTGTTACCCACGAGCACTTCCAGCAGATCTTCAGCAAGGCTGACGTAACCGCAGAAGATGTGCATACCAACACCCTGGCCGTACTGAAAAGCGACCCTCGCCTGGCCAAGTACGCCACTCAAGCTTAA